The Paenibacillus sp. FSL W8-0426 region ATGTCGGCCGGTTTGTCGGAAGGCATCGCCAAGAGCGTTCTGGGCAAAGGCCTGCAAAAGGGAATCGACATTAAAATGGATGAATCCGGCGTCTCCATCCATCTGCGCGTCGTTGTCGCTTACGGTTGCAAAATGCACGAGGTATGCCGGAAGCTGCAGCAAAATGTCTGCGAGCAGGTTCAGGACTTCACCGGGCTGCACGTAAACGAAATTCGGGTACATGTCGTGGGCGTGTCCATGTAATCTTTCAACTATTCATCAAAGCAGCACCTCCCCGTCAACCGTTTCGTTGGGGGAAGGTGCTGCTTTTTAGTTCACGGTAGCGCGAAGGGGCGCTGCCCATCACTTTTTTGAACATTTTCGAAAAAAGCAGCTGATCGTTGTAACCGACGGAACGTGCGATATCGCCGATCGTGAATCCTTGATCCAAAAGCAATTCCGCCGCCCGGCGCATGCGATAGTGGACGAGGTAAGACTGGATGCTGCTGCCCATTCGCTCCTTGAACAAGGAGCACAAATAACTTCGCTGCAGGCCGACTTGGGAAGCGATGGATTGCACGGTAACGGCATTGGCATAATTCGTTTCAATGAAATCGATGACCTGCGTGACGTAAGCGTCTTTCGTAAAAGGTTCTATCTTGCTCTCATGGCGTTGTTCGGAAGACGCGGCCAAGATGGAGAACAATTGGTAGAGCAAACCAAGCATGCCGATTTCCCAGCCTTTTCGGGTGTCGCGGGCGTGCACGATCCGATGCAGGCAGGAGCGCATTTCTTCATCATGCTCCAGGCTGAACACGGGCTGATGCTCGGAGAGCCCCGCTTGACTGAGCAGCATTTCGCAGGTGTTTCCTTCGAAAGCAACCCAGCTGTACTCCCATGGATCGTCGGCATCGGCTTCATAATAAACGACCGAGTGAGGCACGATGAGGAACCCTTGTCCTTTGCGCAGCTCATGGGTTTGTCCGTTGACTCTGAAGATCCCTTTGCCGCCCAGGATGTAATGGATTTTATAATAATCTCTCATCGCCGGACCGAAGTGATGGCGGGGAGTACAAGGTTCTGTTCCGTAATGGAGCAGCTGGAGATCCTGAAATTGATCGTTTCGAAACATGTACGTAATCAAGGCTGCACGCTCCATTATAAAAGAGTGATCTTGCATTTTGACATATGTATTATCATATAATGTTTATCATTTATCGGTATTATAGTACTTTAACGATCATTTTTCCATATGAATATAGCGTGATGCCATACCGTTGTCCCGGGTGGAATGTCTAAGATAAAAGTAGCTTCCATTCCGAAAAGAAAAGAGAGATGCTCATGACTTATATTTCCAATGAACAACGATACGATGAAATGAAATATGCCCGCTCAGGCAGAAGCGGCATCCGATTGCCCCAGATCGCGCTTGGATTATGGCAAAATTTCGGCGGCAACCGCACCTTGGATATTCAGGAAGAAATGATTTTGCGTGCGTTCGACCTGGGCATCAATCATTTTGACCTGGCGAACAACTATGGTCCGCCGCCCGGATCGGCTGAAGAAAATTTCGGCATTATTCTCAAAAAGCATTTGCGGCCTTATCGCGACGAATTGCTCATCTCTTCGAAGGCTGGTTATTATATGTGGAAGGGGCCTTACGGCGAATGGGGGTCGCGCAAAAATTTGATTGCGAGCCTTGATCAAAGCTTGAAACGCATGGGCCTGGATTATGTGGACATCTTCTATCATCATCGTCCGGACCCGAATACGCCGCTTGAAGAAACGATGGCTGCATTGGACCATATCGTCAGACAAGGCAAGGCGCTGTATGTCGGGTTATCCAACTATAATGCGGAGCAGACCAAGGAAGCGGTAAGCATTCTGCGTAGTCTGGGAACGCCATGCCTTCTGCATCAGCCGAATTATTCCATGCTGAACCGCTGGATCGAGGATGGCCTGCAGGATGTGCTGCACGAGCAGGGCGTGGGTTCAATTGCCTTCTGTCCGCTGGGACGGGGGCAGCTGACGAACAAATACGTGGACAAACTGAAAGAGGAACGAGCAAACCCGTCGGGCAGCCTGCGTCCGGAAGCGTACACGGATGAACGCATTGCCAAATTCGAAGCGCTTCAGGATATCGCTGCCCGCAGAGAACAAACGATTTCGCAGCTTGCATTGAACTGGGTGCTGCGCGGGGACCGGGTCACGTCTGCCTTGATCGGCGCGAGCCGTGTATCCCAGATCGAAGAGAACGTGGCTGCCTTGCAGGCGCCGGAGCTGACGACGCCGGAGCTGCAAGACATTGAAGCGGTATTGGACGGAATCGGAAACTATGCATGGTAATTAGAATGACGTGCGTCTAGAACGATTTTGGCGAGATGAATGAGTATTTATCAGAAGCGGCCTGTAACGGCTGCTTCTTTTATGTTGAAACGATGGTTTTCAAATGAATTTCTCTAACATGGCTTTAATATCATTCTTTTCGAAACCATATTTGTAAGATCATGCAGGCATGTATTTGACCGGTGTTTATTTTTTTGCGGATTAGGCACAGTTCATGGCACCAGGTCCTAGCATTTAGGGTATAATGGAACAATGTACACCGATTCATACCACGGAATTACAAAGGAGTGGCTTCACCATGAATTTTCAACAGTGGATTTCGCCGGAAATCTATAACATGACCTCGGAGATGGAGAACCACCCGCAGGATCGGGTTGCCCTTCGCTGGATCAGCGATCAGGCTGAAATGGAAGAGATCACGTATGGTGACCTGCTTAAACAGGCGAACCGTCTTGCAGCCGGACTGAGCAGCCTGGGTCTCGTCAAAGGCGACCGGGTGCTCGTCATGGTTCCCAGACGGATCATCGCATACGTTATATACATTGCTTGCCTGAAGCTTGGCATTGCCATTATTCCTTCTTCGGAAATGCTGCGTGCCAAAGATTTGGAATATCGTCTCCGCCATTCTGAAGCCCGCGCCGTCATCGTGTGGAACGAAACGACGTCGGAAGTGGAGAAAATCGACGCCGACTTGCCATCGCTCGCACACCGTATCGTTGCCGGACCGCAAGGAGACGAAGCTGTGCCTGGCGAAGGCTGGCTGCATGTTCAGCAGCTGATGCAGGGGCAGCCGGATGTGCTGCCTGCCGTGGAGACGCATCGTGATGATATCGCGATTCTCGCATATACTTCCGGAACGACAGGTAACCCGAAAGGTGTCGTTCATAGCCATGGCTGGGCATATGCCCACTTGAGGATTGCGTCAACGCTCTGGCTGGACGTGCAGCCTTCGGACGTCGTGTGGGCTACGGCTGCGCCGGGATGGCAAAAGTGGATTTGGAGCCCCTTCCTGTCCGTCTTGGGAAAAGGCGCTACCGGCCTGATCTACAGCGGGTCATTCCATCCGCAGCGTTACTTGCAGTTAATGCAGCAGCAGCGCATCAACGTACTCTGCTGTACGCCGACCGAATATCGGCTGATGGCCAAAACGGATGACCTTGGACATTTCGACTTGTCCAGCCTGCGCAGCGCGGTATCGGCAGGCGAACCGCTGAACCAGGAAGTGATCGAAATTTTCCAGCGTCATTTCGACTTGACGATTCGGGACGGGTATGGACAAACCGAAAGTACGCTGGTGATCGGCAGTCTTTCCGGGGCTCCTGTCCGGATTGGCTCCATGGGACAGTCCATTGCGCCAGGTCTGGTCGTGGTCATTGACAAAGACGGCCATCCGCAGCCAGCCGGAGAGGTAGGGGACATTGCGGTACATAAAGACATGCCTGCGCTGTTCCGTGAGTATTATAAAGATGAAGGCCGCAAGGAAGCGAACCTGCGCGGGGACTACTTCGTAACCGGGGATCGCGCGAGCGTGGATGAAGAGGGTTATTTCTGGTTCGAGGGCCGCAGCGACGACATCATTATCAGCTCAGGATATACGATTGGGCCGTTCGAGGTAGAGGAAGCACTCATGAAACACCCGAGCGTGAGGGAATGTGCCGTGGTGGCGAGTCCGGACGAAATCCGCGGCCATGTGGTCAAGGCGTTTGTTGTGCTGAAAGACGCTTCCCAATCTTCGCCCGAGCTGGTGAAAGAGCTGCAAAATCATGTGAAGACATGGACGGCCCCTTACAAATATCCGCGTAAAGTCGAATTCGTGGCCGACCTGCCCAAAACCAATTCAGGCAAAATTCGGCGCATCGAGCTGCGCGAGCAGGAAAAACGCAACGGTTAATCTGTAAACAAACCTACACACGTTAACGGAGAGGCAGAACAATCCGGAGAAGCGAAGCGTGGTTTCTATAGACGCAGTTTTTGGGTGTCTTAGCAGCCCAGACTACTACCATCAGGAGTGAAATGATCATGAGTACATTTGAACAAAGCTTTGAACAATCTTTGGAACAATATGCGGAACTCGTCGTGCGAGTCGGCGTCAACATTCAGAAAGGACAGGTGCTGATCGTTACGGCTCCGATTGAAACGTTGGATCTGACCCGGCTGATCGTACAGAAGGCTTATGCCGCAGGCGCGAAATACGTGCAAGTCGATTTCGAGGACGACATCATTACGCGCAGCCGTTTCATCCACGGTTCGGATGACAGCTTCGATTATTATCCGTCCTGGAAAACGGAGATGCTGGAGAAGTTCGCGGCCGAAGGCGGCGCAACATTGACGATCAAAGTCCCTGATCCGGATCTGTACAACGGCATCGATTCGGACAAGGTGTCGCGTGCAACCAAGGCTGCGGCAACCGCTCGCCGCGGATTTTCCAAATACACGCGCAACCACGAAATCAGCTGGTGCTTGATCAAAGCGCCGACGAAAGCGTGGGCGAACAAAGTGTTTGCCGACATTCCGGAAGAAGAACGGATCAGCGTCATGTGGGACACCATTTTCAAAATGAATCGCGTCGACGGCGGCGATGCCGTGGAAAATTGGAAAAATCACCTGAAAACGCTGAACGACATGAACGCCATCCTGAATGCCAAAAACTATAAAAGCCTTCACTATCGCGCGCCAGGCACCGATCTGAAGATCGAGCTTGTCGACGGGCATATCTGGCATGGCGGAGGCGGCGAGAATAAAGAAGGCCACTATTTTGTCGCCAACATGCCGACCGAAGAAGTGTTCACCATGCCGAAGCGCAGCGGGGTCAACGGTTATGTCAGCAGCACGATGCCGCTGAATTTGAATGGCCAATTGGTTGATCAGATCAAGATCACATTTAAGGATGGACAGGTCGTTGCGTTCAGCGCCGCATCCGGCGAGGAGCATCTGAGAAACCTGTTTTCCACCGATGAGGGTGCGCGTTATCTGGGTGAAGTGGCGCTTGTGCCGCATGATTCCCCGATTTCGAACCTGAACCGCATTTTCTACAATACCGGCGTGGACGAAAATGCTTCTTGCCATCTTGCGGTGGGGAGCGCATATCCGTTTTGCATGAAGGACGGCACCACGATGAACAACGAAGAGCTGTTAAAGCATGAATGCAACGTCAGCCTGACCCATGTGGACTTTATGATCGGTTCCGCAGAACTGGATATCGACGGGGAATTGCCGGATGGCACGATCGAGCCGGTATTCCGCAAAGGCAACTGGGCGTTCAACAACTAATTCTCGCATGCTTGTCACCCAAAGAGCGGATCACGTAGGCCATCCTGCCTGCATGATCCGCTCTTTTTTTGATTTAGTGCGGTCTGCGAAACGCTTCCTGATCTTCTCTGATGAGAAGAGGCTGCACTATCTATTGGGCAAGTGAAGTTATCGCATGTTCATTTTCCTTGGAAAGCGGATTTAGGCCCCTGACCGAAGCCTTCGATAAATTCCACAACTTCGCGCGCCTCGATGACTCATGTTTACATGGGAATTGTTCACATAAGGTTAGCGTCCTTGCGCACCGGAATGCAAAGCTCGCATTGATGCCGCAGAAGAAGTTCCCCTTTATATCGTTCCATCACGGGGCCATCTGCGATCGCATGCCCGTGATCCCGAACCAAACCGGGAATGCTGGTCCAGGCATGCATCACGGCTTCCGCAGTATGCGCGATTCGGTATACGAGATAATCTCCGCCGGCCAATTCTCCTTCCTTTACGGGATCGTTTCCGGAGAAAACGAAATCGTCGCTGATCACGATGCACGCGTCATATCGACATGACTCAGGTGGAGTTGTTGCAGGGTCATCTTGCGGAATGCCGAACAATACGGAAGCTTCGGTTAACAAATGCTGAACGTGAGCCCAGTTTTTTAAGGTTTCCATTGCCTGTTTGTTGGCAGGGCCATAGGGTCCGATTTGACGAACATAAGCCATTCGGGTACGTGAGATCGTTTCGAGAGAAATGGACATGCGTGGTTCAACCCTTTCCGAAAGTATATGGACTTGTGTGTATGTAAGCCCACTCGGATACTAACATGGACTAAAATGAATTTCATGCACTTTTTTTGAACTCACGCACGGCATCGCCATTCAGGGCGAATTGGAACACATTGCGCAGTGCATCCCGATGAGGACGTTGACGAACTGATTTTGGCAGAGGTGGCGTTCGAAGAAAACGGAAATTTCCGGCTCGGATTCGACGCAGGGGAAACGCCTGCGGGGCAATTGTACCTGTTTGCGGAGTTTGACGAAGCATTTCATCTGTCGGAGCAGCTTATATATGAAACGTATTAAAGCCACGATGATCGTGGCTTTTTGGCATGGTTTGTTTTCGGTTTGTTATTCATTATTCCACGTTTAATTTGTTGAAACTCACATACTCGTTAATCGGTTTGCGGTAACCGCGCGGACGCTGCTTGGCTTCGGATTTTTTACCGATCGTGATGACCAGGGAGATCACATAGTGATCGGGAATTTCAAGGCTTTTTTGCAGCTCCTCGGCATCGAAACCGATCATTGGACAAGTGTCCCAGCCTCGATCCTGGGCAATCAGCATGAACTGCATGGCAGACAGGCTGGCATTGCGGATGGCATCCTCGCGTTGGAAAAATCTGCCGCGGGCTTCGTAAAATTCGGTGACGCTTTGTGATTCCTGCTCGTATTGAAACGGCGTCATAGCGCCAAGATTCAGCAAACCTTCGTTGATCGTGCGGATGTGATGGTGAGCGTTGATATCGCCGAGTACGACGATGACGGCAGAAGCCGTTTTTACTTTGTACTGCTGGGAAGCTTCATGGACTTTTTCGATCTGTGCCGGGTCCGTCAGCACGAGATAATGGGTGTGCTGCAGGTTAAAGGCCGAAGGCGCGAATTTGTTCAAAGCAAACATCTCATGGAATTCCGATTCGGGGATGTCGACGCCTTCTTCGAAAATAACGGCAGACCTGCGGTTTTTGATAATGTTCTCCAAATCACTCATCGTATGTACCTCGCTTGGTTGAATTATAAACTCACTATAGCACACTTGGTTACTTTTTGTATGTATAATTTTTGCATAAGACAAGTCGGTGCTGCCATACGCTGAAAATAAACCGTGGAGGTGACCGATGAAGGCATGGCTGTCTCAAGTTAAAAGCAACGCATTCTCGCGTGAATTTCGGGTATACGTGATCGAATCCTCCACGTTGAAGCGGTTTGTCATCGTGGAAATCGTGCTGGGTACGCTGGCGTACCATGCAGCTTTTTACCTGGTTCATAATGCCCTGCTGGCTGGGGTCGGCTCCTGGGCGGGGACGGAAGGGATGAAACGGCTCCCGGCAGTTGTCAAACGCATCGTCAGTGCGTAGAGTGGTTTGGTTTGACGCACTCTGTCAAAAGAAGCGTTGCAGGAGAGCAGGAAGGCGGATCGCCGACCTTTCTCTCCCTTTTTTTTTGTGGTAACGATCAGACCATCATAGGATCATTTCTATTCACCGAGAAAAGTACTTGATTCACAGTCACTTTTACTTGGCACGCTCCAAATATTGCTCCAGCGTGAGGTTCTGTTTCGTCATTTCGCCTGCGATGTATACGCCGACGTAGCGGACATGCCATGGCTCATACGCGTATCCGGTCAGTTTTTCCTGATCCTTGCCGTAGCGGATAATAAAGCCGTATTTCGGGGCATTGGCTTTCAGCCATTTGCCTTCTTTGGTGCTGCCGAAGCTTTGCTGCAGGTCGTAACCTGCGGATGCGCTGGAAATGTCCATCGCGAGCCCGGTCTGGTGTTCGCTTTGTCCAGGGCGGGCGCTGGTTTTGTTGGCCACGGCTTCGCCTTTGATGCTGGCATTGCGTTCAAAAATCGATTTTTGCGTGGCATAGGAACGGTAGCCGGACACGGCTTTGATATCGATGCCGTCTTTTTTGGCCGCTGCGAACAGCTTCTCCAGCGCGGTGGCGGCTGCTTTTCGCATCTGCTTTTTCGGGCTGGAGCCGGAGAAGCTGAACGGGATGTTCGGCACGACGAGATCCTTCGGTTCATAGCTTGCCGGCAGGTTTCTATTTTTGTTGACCAGCACGACGGTGCTCGTGAGATTGGTTACCGTGGCTTTGCCGTTGCCGTCTGTTTTGATCGTGCGGGATGGTGCATTGTCGTGCAGGAATTGGGCAAAGCTGGAGCTCGCAGCTTCTGCTGCCGTGCCGAACGTGAAAGGTACGGCGGCGAGTGCCGCCCCGGCAATGACGGATCCGGCCAGAATGGCGGAGATGATGGATTTATGTTTGCGTGTGCGATTCATTGATGTGGTCATGCTGCATCCTCCTCGGT contains the following coding sequences:
- a CDS encoding Asp23/Gls24 family envelope stress response protein, whose translation is MNELTQSILSEEENTNGLAAQETQPLKAGTIHVTNDVVSKIAAMAAQTTVGIASMSAGLSEGIAKSVLGKGLQKGIDIKMDESGVSIHLRVVVAYGCKMHEVCRKLQQNVCEQVQDFTGLHVNEIRVHVVGVSM
- a CDS encoding AraC family transcriptional regulator, with the translated sequence MQDHSFIMERAALITYMFRNDQFQDLQLLHYGTEPCTPRHHFGPAMRDYYKIHYILGGKGIFRVNGQTHELRKGQGFLIVPHSVVYYEADADDPWEYSWVAFEGNTCEMLLSQAGLSEHQPVFSLEHDEEMRSCLHRIVHARDTRKGWEIGMLGLLYQLFSILAASSEQRHESKIEPFTKDAYVTQVIDFIETNYANAVTVQSIASQVGLQRSYLCSLFKERMGSSIQSYLVHYRMRRAAELLLDQGFTIGDIARSVGYNDQLLFSKMFKKVMGSAPSRYRELKSSTFPQRNG
- a CDS encoding aldo/keto reductase encodes the protein MTYISNEQRYDEMKYARSGRSGIRLPQIALGLWQNFGGNRTLDIQEEMILRAFDLGINHFDLANNYGPPPGSAEENFGIILKKHLRPYRDELLISSKAGYYMWKGPYGEWGSRKNLIASLDQSLKRMGLDYVDIFYHHRPDPNTPLEETMAALDHIVRQGKALYVGLSNYNAEQTKEAVSILRSLGTPCLLHQPNYSMLNRWIEDGLQDVLHEQGVGSIAFCPLGRGQLTNKYVDKLKEERANPSGSLRPEAYTDERIAKFEALQDIAARREQTISQLALNWVLRGDRVTSALIGASRVSQIEENVAALQAPELTTPELQDIEAVLDGIGNYAW
- a CDS encoding AMP-binding protein codes for the protein MNFQQWISPEIYNMTSEMENHPQDRVALRWISDQAEMEEITYGDLLKQANRLAAGLSSLGLVKGDRVLVMVPRRIIAYVIYIACLKLGIAIIPSSEMLRAKDLEYRLRHSEARAVIVWNETTSEVEKIDADLPSLAHRIVAGPQGDEAVPGEGWLHVQQLMQGQPDVLPAVETHRDDIAILAYTSGTTGNPKGVVHSHGWAYAHLRIASTLWLDVQPSDVVWATAAPGWQKWIWSPFLSVLGKGATGLIYSGSFHPQRYLQLMQQQRINVLCCTPTEYRLMAKTDDLGHFDLSSLRSAVSAGEPLNQEVIEIFQRHFDLTIRDGYGQTESTLVIGSLSGAPVRIGSMGQSIAPGLVVVIDKDGHPQPAGEVGDIAVHKDMPALFREYYKDEGRKEANLRGDYFVTGDRASVDEEGYFWFEGRSDDIIISSGYTIGPFEVEEALMKHPSVRECAVVASPDEIRGHVVKAFVVLKDASQSSPELVKELQNHVKTWTAPYKYPRKVEFVADLPKTNSGKIRRIELREQEKRNG
- a CDS encoding aminopeptidase, with the translated sequence MSTFEQSFEQSLEQYAELVVRVGVNIQKGQVLIVTAPIETLDLTRLIVQKAYAAGAKYVQVDFEDDIITRSRFIHGSDDSFDYYPSWKTEMLEKFAAEGGATLTIKVPDPDLYNGIDSDKVSRATKAAATARRGFSKYTRNHEISWCLIKAPTKAWANKVFADIPEEERISVMWDTIFKMNRVDGGDAVENWKNHLKTLNDMNAILNAKNYKSLHYRAPGTDLKIELVDGHIWHGGGGENKEGHYFVANMPTEEVFTMPKRSGVNGYVSSTMPLNLNGQLVDQIKITFKDGQVVAFSAASGEEHLRNLFSTDEGARYLGEVALVPHDSPISNLNRIFYNTGVDENASCHLAVGSAYPFCMKDGTTMNNEELLKHECNVSLTHVDFMIGSAELDIDGELPDGTIEPVFRKGNWAFNN
- a CDS encoding GyrI-like domain-containing protein; this translates as MSISLETISRTRMAYVRQIGPYGPANKQAMETLKNWAHVQHLLTEASVLFGIPQDDPATTPPESCRYDACIVISDDFVFSGNDPVKEGELAGGDYLVYRIAHTAEAVMHAWTSIPGLVRDHGHAIADGPVMERYKGELLLRHQCELCIPVRKDANLM
- a CDS encoding nitroreductase family protein; translation: MSDLENIIKNRRSAVIFEEGVDIPESEFHEMFALNKFAPSAFNLQHTHYLVLTDPAQIEKVHEASQQYKVKTASAVIVVLGDINAHHHIRTINEGLLNLGAMTPFQYEQESQSVTEFYEARGRFFQREDAIRNASLSAMQFMLIAQDRGWDTCPMIGFDAEELQKSLEIPDHYVISLVITIGKKSEAKQRPRGYRKPINEYVSFNKLNVE
- a CDS encoding M15 family metallopeptidase — protein: MTTSMNRTRKHKSIISAILAGSVIAGAALAAVPFTFGTAAEAASSSFAQFLHDNAPSRTIKTDGNGKATVTNLTSTVVLVNKNRNLPASYEPKDLVVPNIPFSFSGSSPKKQMRKAAATALEKLFAAAKKDGIDIKAVSGYRSYATQKSIFERNASIKGEAVANKTSARPGQSEHQTGLAMDISSASAGYDLQQSFGSTKEGKWLKANAPKYGFIIRYGKDQEKLTGYAYEPWHVRYVGVYIAGEMTKQNLTLEQYLERAK